A DNA window from Archocentrus centrarchus isolate MPI-CPG fArcCen1 chromosome 15, fArcCen1, whole genome shotgun sequence contains the following coding sequences:
- the hs3st1l1 gene encoding heparan sulfate (glucosamine) 3-O-sulfotransferase 1-like1 → MACFLASAFLLVLQTYAAPPELVQAGFDITLDPMDLDTGPLANISGDVTTSPPPGTSKRAPHTIIIGVRKGGTRALLEMLDIHPEVAAAATEVHFFDWDENYAKGFEWYRDLMPYSYPHQITIEKTPGYFTSALAPERICAMNSSIKLLLILRDPAERVISDYTQVYFNRLENHKPVQAIENLLVRNGALNMRYKAIQRSLYDVHMRNWLRHFPLEQIHIVDGDALIRDPLPELQKVERFLNLPPRIVSSNFYFNQTKGFYCIRSDGRERCLHESKGRPHPAVNSTVLQQLRSYLQEHNRTFFRLVKRTFDWQ, encoded by the coding sequence ATGGCCTGTTTTCTGGCATCAGCCTTTCTCCTGGTTCTTCAGACATATGCTGCCCCACCTGAGCTTGTCCAGGCAGGATTTGATATCACACTGGACCCCATGGACCTTGATACCGGCCCACTAGCCAACATCTCTGGAGACGTAACCACATCTCCACCCCCGGGAACAAGCAAACGAGCCCCACATACTATCATTATTGGGGTACGCAAAGGTGGCACAAGAGCGCTGTTGGAGATGCTGGACATACACCCTgaggttgctgctgctgccaccgAGGTGCACTTCTTTGACTGGGATGAGAACTATGCCAAGGGCTTTGAGTGGTACCGTGACTTAATGCCCTACTCTTACCCACACCAGATCACAATAGAGAAAACTCCAGGCTACTTTACGTCAGCCCTTGCACCAGAACGTATCTGTGCCATGAACTCGTCCATTAAGCTGCTGCTGATCTTGCGAGACCCAGCTGAACGGGTCATCTCCGACTACACCCAGGTTTATTTTAACCGGCTTGAGAACCACAAACCAGTTCAAGCCATCGAAAACCTGCTAGTCCGCAATGGAGCCCTGAATATGAGGTACAAGGCCATTCAGAGAAGCCTGTATGACGTCCACATGCGCAACTGGCTGCGCCACTTTCCCTTGGAACAGATACACATAGTAGATGGGGATGCTCTGATCCGTGACCCCCTTCCAGAGCTTCAGAAGGTGGAGCGCTTCCTCAATTTGCCTCCTAGGATAGTATCCTCCAACTTCTACTTCAATCAGACCAAGGGGTTTTATTGCATCCGCAGTGATGGTCGAGAGCGCTGTCTGCATGAGTCTAAGGGACGGCCTCATCCAGCTGTTAACAGCACTGTGCTCCAGCAGCTCCGCTCCTACCTGCAAGAACACAACCGCACCTTCTTCAGGCTGGTGAAGCGCACCTTCGACTGGCAATAA